Proteins encoded within one genomic window of Glycine soja cultivar W05 chromosome 1, ASM419377v2, whole genome shotgun sequence:
- the LOC114411874 gene encoding uncharacterized protein LOC114411874: MMWSFASNALTSIRLKIGSKQPSQTSAECSDDEVCSNASRDEGLECPICWESFNIVENVPYVLWCGHTLCKNCVLGLQWAVVKFPTQQIKIPFFISCPWCHLLSFRIICKGNLKYPCKNFFLLWMVESLNGDRNKLVSTCTDNQPIWSPKCNLLGSQVTNCNLRRASVSPCSRLLGSNHDVGVNDGETHHFSLHKSLDFFLHFTSKFPLVVIFLLIALFLIPCCAVILVLYFLVTILFAIPSFLVLYFAYPTIQRLVREITS, translated from the coding sequence ATGATGTGGAGTTTTGCATCAAATGCCCTTACAAGCATTAGATTGAAAATAGGCTCCAAACAGCCAAGTCAAACTTCTGCAGAATGCTCAGATGATGAGGTCTGCTCTAATGCCAGCAGAGATGAAGGGCTGGAATGCCCAATATGTTGGGAATCCTTCAACATAGTTGAGAACGTGCCCTATGTCTTGTGGTGTGGCCACACTCTCTGTAAAAATTGTGTCTTGGGACTGCAATGGGCAGTGGTGAAATTTCCTACTCAGCAAATCAAGATTCCGTTCTTCATTTCTTGTCCATGGTGCCACCTGTTATCGTTCCGGATCATTTGCAAGGGCAATCTTAAATATCCTTGCAAGAACTTCTTCCTTCTCTGGATGGTCGAGAGCCTGAATGGTGATAGGAATAAGCTCGTTTCCACTTGCACGGACAACCAACCAATTTGGTCTCCCAAGTGCAACCTTCTGGGAAGTCAAGTTACTAATTGTAACCTAAGAAGGGCCTCAGTAAGTCCTTGTTCTAGACTGTTGGGATCTAACCACGACGTTGGTGTCAATGATGGAGAAACACACCACTTTTCCCTTCATAAATCTCTGGATTTCTTCCTTCACTTTACATCCAAGTTCCCATTGGTCGTCATTTTCCTTCTGATTGCCCTTTTCTTAATTCCCTGCTGTGCTGTTATTTTAGTCCTATACTTTCTAGTCACTATTCTTTTTGCTATACCATCATTTCTCGTATTGTACTTTGCATACCCTACGATCCAGAGGCTGGTAAGAGAAATAACATCTTAA
- the LOC114411891 gene encoding remorin 1.4-like has protein sequence MENFFNQMRDSKIPIQKTQSFKGEKKQGGENWFQKQFSRKRSGDHDSRDMDHAAAVAAAAFAVNLQDVSEQKSETPEASLTKIKSKVDGTKPPIPLLNSASKRLSSSFRSKNEQGKKPEESITPAPSMRKSSTFSDEKPETSTKPAPVRQPTVTERHTKADEWERAEFQEIRQRYDKLREVIDSWENKKKMKARRKLDKEERGVAQRRMKALEDFQNKITAIDQIADGARTKAEESRRNEEQKAKEKANAIQTTGEMPGICFCFCF, from the exons Atggagaatttttttaatcaaatgag GGATTCGAAAATACCAATTCAGAAGACTCAATCTTTCAaag GAGAGAAGAAACAGGGTGGTGAGAATTGGTTCCAGAAACAGTTTTCAAGGAAAAGAAGTGGTGATCATGACTCCAGAGACATGGACCATGCTGCTGCAGTGGCTGCTGCTGCATTCGCAGTTAACTTGCAAGATGTTTCTGAACAGAAGAGTGAGACCCCGGAGGCCTCATTGACAAAGATCAAAAGCAAGGTGGATGGCACAAAACCTCCAATCCCCTTACTTAATAGTGCATCCAAGCGATTGTCAA GTTCATTTAGATCTAAGAATGAACAAGGTAAGAAGCCAGAAGAGAGCATTACCCCTGCACCATCAATGAGAAAGAGTTCAACTTTCTCTGATGAAAAGCCTGAGACTTCAACAAAGCCTGCCCCTGTAAGACAACCAACTGTTACCGAAAGGCACACAAAAGCAGATGAATGGGAGAGAGCTGAGTTTCAAGAGATCAGACAAAG GTATGACAAGTTGAGAGAGGTGATAGATTCATGGGAaaacaagaagaagatgaaagcCAGACGCAAGCTAGATAAGGAAGAG AGAGGAGTTGCGCAAAGAAGGATGAAAGCTTTGGAAGATTTTCAGAATAAGATCACAGCTATAGATCAAATTGCAGATGGAGCGAGAACCAAGGCAGAAGAAAGCCGGAGGAATGAAGAACAAAAAGCAAAAGAGAAGGCAAATGCAATTCAAACAACAGGCGAGATGCCAGGCATTTGCTTCTGCTTCTGCTTCTGA
- the LOC114411882 gene encoding protein SRG1-like, giving the protein MSKYGTSLLVPSVHELVKQPITKVPDQYLHPNQDPPDISNTTLPQVPVIDLSKLLSEDVTELEKLDDACKEWGFFQLINHGVNPSMVENVKRDVQEFLNLPMEKKKQFWQIPDELEGFGQLFVVSEDQKLEWADMFFIHTLPINARNLRLFPNFPQPLRDNIENYSSQLKKLCLTIIERMAMALKIESNELLDYVFEDVFQTMRWTYYPPCPQPENVIGINPHSDACALTILLQANETEGLQIKKDGNWIPVKPLPNAFVINVGDILEILTNGIYRSIEHRATINKEKERISVATFHRPLMNKVIGPTPSLVTSERAAVFKRIAVEDYYKAYFSRGLKGKSCLDLIRVQK; this is encoded by the exons ATGTCCAAGTATGGAACATCTCTATTGGTGCCTTCTGTTCATGAACTTGTGAAGCAACCTATCACCAAAGTTCCAGATCAATATCTTCATCCAAATCAAGATCCTCCTGATATATCTAACACAACCTTACCACAAGTTCCAGTCATCGACCTTAGTAAATTGTTATCTGAAGATGTCACTGAGCTAGAGAAGCTAGACGATGCATGCAAGGAATGGGGGTTCTTCCAG CTGATTAATCATGGAGTCAACCCTTCAATGGTGGAAAACGTGAAGAGAGATGTTCAAGAGTTTTTAAATCTTCCAATGGAAAAGAAGAAGCAATTTTGGCAAATCCCAGATGAATTGGAGGGTTTTGGCCAGTTGTTTGTTGTATCTGAGGATCAAAAGCTAGAATGGGCAGATATGTTCTTCATTCACACTCTTCCAATAAACGCAAGGAATCTTCGCTTATTTCCTAACTTTCCTCAACCATTGAG GGATAATATAGAGAACTATTCTTCGCAATTGAAAAAGCTTTGCCTCACAATCATTGAGCGTATGGCGATGGCTCTTAAGATTGAATCGAATGAACTGCTAGATTACGTGTTTGAAGATGTATTTCAAACAATGAGATGGACTTACTACCCTCCATGCCCTCAACCAGAAAATGTCATTGGAATAAATCCTCATTCAGATGCTTGTGCTCTTACCATTCTACTCCAAGCCAATGAAACAGAAggcctacaaataaaaaaagatggaaATTGGATCCCTGTCAAACCCTTGCCTAATGCTTTTGTCATCAACGTTGGAGACATTTTGGAG ATATTGACCAATGGGATTTACCGGAGCATCGAGCATCGAGCAACTATTaacaaagagaaagagagaatttCCGTTGCCACATTTCACAGGCCTCTAATGAACAAAGTTATAGGTCCAACACCCAGCCTTGTTACTTCTGAAAGAGCTGCAGTGTTCAAAAGAATTGCTGTTGAAGATTATTACAAAGCATACTTTTCTCGCGGGCTAAAAGGAAAATCATGCCTTGATTTGATCAGGGTCCAAAAATGA